One genomic window of Oryctolagus cuniculus chromosome 11, mOryCun1.1, whole genome shotgun sequence includes the following:
- the RPS21 gene encoding small ribosomal subunit protein eS21 — translation MQNDAGEFVDLYVPRKCSASNRIIGAKDHASIQMNVAEVDKVTGRFNGQFKTYAICGAIRRMGESDDSILRLAKSDGIVSQNF, via the exons ATGCAGAACGACGCCGGCGAGTTCGTGGACCTGTACGTGCCGCGGAAATG CTCCGCCAGCAACCGCATCATCGGGGCCAAGGACCACGCGTCCATCCAGATGAACGTGGCCGAG GTCGACAAGGTCACGGGCAGGTTTAACGGGCAGTTCAAGACGTACGCGATCTGCGGCGCCATCCGCAGGATG GGGGAGTCGGACGACTCCATTCTGCGGCTGGCCAAGTCCGACGGCATCGTCTCGCA gAACTTCTGA